In Horticoccus luteus, the following proteins share a genomic window:
- a CDS encoding DUF883 family protein: protein MHSSTATPPASSTHELPEELAANLRALIAEAEKTLSSRLGSSASRGLAELRDRLESTKEKIEELYGRAREKVVAGARTTDDAIRTHPYTTMGVALGAGLLIGALVSRRCRD from the coding sequence ATGCACTCATCCACTGCCACGCCGCCTGCGTCATCCACTCATGAACTCCCGGAGGAACTCGCTGCGAACCTCCGCGCGTTGATTGCCGAAGCCGAGAAAACGCTCAGTTCGCGTCTCGGTTCGAGCGCCAGCCGCGGCTTGGCCGAGCTGCGCGATCGCTTGGAGTCGACGAAAGAAAAAATCGAAGAACTCTACGGCCGCGCCCGTGAAAAAGTGGTGGCCGGCGCGCGCACGACCGATGACGCGATTCGCACGCATCCTTACACGACGATGGGAGTGGCGCTCGGCGCCGGCCTGTTGATCGGCGCTTTGGTGAGCCGCCGCTGCCGCGACTAA
- a CDS encoding DUF3185 family protein, which yields MRILGIILILGGAFLLYKGFQREDSLAGKLDTASTKVANSVDGGTHVANHTLYLVGGGVLVVLGAVVALKRR from the coding sequence ATGAGAATCCTCGGCATCATCCTTATCCTCGGCGGCGCGTTCCTTTTATATAAAGGGTTTCAACGAGAGGACTCGCTCGCCGGCAAGCTCGACACGGCCAGCACGAAAGTGGCCAACAGTGTCGACGGCGGCACGCACGTGGCGAACCACACGCTTTACTTGGTCGGCGGAGGCGTCCTGGTCGTCCTTGGCGCCGTGGTCGCGTTGAAGCGCCGCTAA
- a CDS encoding U32 family peptidase — MPAAQPLAASVPAVAPALARPELLAPAGDWECARAAVENGADAIYFGLERFNARMRAHNFTHADLPALMAFLHQRGVRGYVTFNTLVFADELAAAEEYLRVIIAAGVDAAIVQDIGICRLIRQLSPDFPIHCSTQMTITSAAGVAFARDLGAQLVVLARENSLADIAKIRAGGEATSTSLPLEVFVHGALCVAYSGQCLTSESLGGRSANRGECAQACRLPYELIADGEKVDLGDRRYLLSPQDLAGIDVLPDLVRAGVASLKIEGRLKSPEYVASITRVYRTALDRVLGAPTAAATPRAPESASPAAADPHYELQMAFSRGLYTGWFRGIDNQALAHARFGTKRGVFLGTVAHVGRETVSLRLAAPLKPGDGIVFDAGRPDEREEGGRVYQVVVAGDEATLHFGHGDIDWRRVQAGQRVWKTSDPALERELHATFAGEQIRFQRPLHLEVHGRAGTPLTLIARDGRGHVAKVASALPLTPADKQPLKLERLRHQLGRLGGTPFTLGDFSSLLEGDVILPVSELNRLRREVVAELDRQRAAPPRWTLVEAASRATSWSASTPPRAASAPVATQSAADGPDVVAVIRLPEQLEAAWSAGVRTLYCEFENPKHYRTTVARFRELQATDPWSDRSASSIWASAPRVFKPGEEWILQQVRSCAADGYLVRNYDHLAFFAADRKRGDFSLNVANPLTADYFLARFGLERVTASYDLNLAQLEALLQSAPGASFDITLHQHMPMFHMEHCVFCAFLSDGKDYRDCGRPCETHRVALRDRVGAELPLKADAGCRNTVYNNRAQTGAEYASRLIALGARHFRIEFVNESADEVARTLGRYQQLLRGEISGAELWRELRLINQLGVTRGQMETAPQLLSRPHS, encoded by the coding sequence ATGCCCGCCGCCCAACCTCTCGCTGCTTCCGTCCCCGCCGTCGCTCCCGCGCTGGCTCGACCGGAATTGCTGGCGCCTGCCGGCGATTGGGAATGCGCGCGCGCCGCGGTCGAAAACGGCGCCGACGCCATCTACTTCGGCCTCGAGCGCTTCAACGCCCGGATGCGCGCACACAACTTCACGCACGCCGATCTGCCCGCGTTGATGGCATTCCTGCATCAACGAGGCGTGCGCGGCTACGTCACGTTCAACACCCTCGTCTTCGCCGATGAACTGGCCGCCGCCGAGGAATATCTCCGCGTGATCATCGCCGCCGGCGTCGACGCCGCGATCGTGCAGGACATCGGTATCTGCCGGCTGATCCGCCAACTTTCGCCTGATTTTCCGATCCACTGCTCAACGCAGATGACGATCACGAGCGCCGCGGGCGTCGCCTTCGCCCGGGACCTCGGCGCGCAACTCGTCGTGCTCGCCCGCGAAAACTCCCTCGCCGACATTGCGAAGATCCGCGCAGGCGGAGAGGCCACGTCGACGTCGTTGCCGCTCGAAGTGTTCGTGCACGGCGCGCTGTGCGTTGCCTACTCCGGCCAGTGCCTCACGAGTGAATCGCTCGGCGGGCGTTCGGCCAATCGCGGCGAATGCGCCCAAGCGTGCCGCCTGCCTTACGAACTCATTGCCGATGGCGAGAAGGTCGATCTCGGCGATCGCCGCTACTTGCTGAGTCCGCAGGATCTCGCGGGGATCGACGTTCTGCCCGATCTCGTGCGGGCCGGCGTGGCGTCGCTGAAAATCGAAGGCCGTCTCAAGTCTCCGGAATACGTTGCGAGTATCACGCGCGTCTATCGCACCGCGCTCGACCGCGTGCTCGGGGCGCCGACCGCCGCCGCCACTCCGCGCGCGCCGGAATCTGCCAGCCCCGCCGCGGCTGACCCGCACTACGAACTGCAAATGGCGTTTTCGCGTGGCCTCTACACCGGATGGTTTCGCGGCATCGACAACCAAGCGCTCGCTCATGCCCGCTTCGGCACCAAACGCGGCGTGTTTCTGGGCACCGTCGCGCACGTGGGACGCGAGACTGTCTCCCTCCGTCTCGCCGCTCCGCTCAAGCCGGGCGACGGCATCGTCTTCGATGCTGGTCGGCCCGACGAACGCGAAGAAGGCGGCCGCGTATATCAAGTCGTTGTCGCTGGCGACGAAGCCACGCTGCATTTCGGCCACGGCGACATTGATTGGCGGCGCGTGCAGGCGGGACAACGCGTCTGGAAGACCAGCGATCCTGCACTTGAGCGGGAACTGCACGCCACCTTTGCCGGCGAACAAATTCGTTTTCAACGGCCCCTGCACCTCGAAGTCCACGGCCGCGCCGGCACGCCCTTGACCCTCATCGCGCGCGATGGTCGCGGCCATGTCGCCAAAGTCGCGTCCGCGCTGCCCCTCACTCCTGCCGACAAACAACCGCTGAAGCTCGAGCGCCTGCGCCACCAACTCGGCCGCTTGGGCGGCACGCCGTTTACTCTCGGCGATTTCTCCTCCCTGCTCGAAGGCGACGTCATTCTGCCGGTCAGCGAACTTAATCGCCTGCGTCGCGAAGTCGTCGCGGAGCTCGACCGCCAACGGGCCGCGCCGCCCCGCTGGACGCTCGTCGAAGCGGCCTCCCGCGCGACGTCGTGGTCGGCCTCGACTCCCCCGCGGGCCGCATCAGCACCCGTCGCCACCCAGAGCGCTGCAGACGGCCCCGATGTCGTCGCCGTCATTCGCCTGCCCGAACAACTGGAGGCGGCGTGGTCGGCCGGCGTGCGCACCCTCTATTGCGAATTCGAAAACCCGAAGCACTACCGCACCACTGTCGCGCGCTTCCGCGAATTGCAGGCCACCGATCCTTGGTCCGACCGATCCGCGTCCTCGATCTGGGCCAGCGCGCCACGCGTCTTCAAACCCGGCGAAGAATGGATCCTGCAACAAGTGCGCTCCTGCGCCGCCGACGGCTACCTCGTGCGGAATTACGATCACCTCGCGTTCTTCGCCGCGGACCGCAAACGCGGGGACTTTTCTCTCAACGTCGCCAACCCGCTCACCGCCGATTATTTCCTCGCCCGTTTCGGCCTGGAGCGCGTGACCGCGAGCTACGATCTCAACCTCGCGCAACTCGAAGCGCTGCTGCAATCCGCGCCCGGCGCTTCGTTCGACATCACGCTGCATCAGCACATGCCGATGTTTCACATGGAGCACTGCGTGTTCTGCGCGTTCCTTTCCGACGGCAAAGATTATCGCGACTGCGGACGCCCCTGCGAAACGCACCGCGTTGCCCTGCGCGACCGCGTCGGAGCCGAACTTCCGCTCAAGGCCGACGCCGGCTGCCGCAACACCGTTTACAACAACCGCGCCCAAACCGGCGCTGAATATGCCTCGCGCTTGATTGCGCTCGGCGCGCGGCATTTTCGCATCGAATTCGTCAACGAATCCGCCGACGAAGTCGCCCGCACGCTCGGTCGCTATCAACAACTGCTCCGCGGCGAAATTTCCGGCGCGGAGCTTTGGCGGGAACTACGGTTGATCAACCAGCTCGGCGTCACGCGCGGCCAGATGGAAACCGCACCGCAGCTCTTGTCGCGCCCGCACAGTTGA
- a CDS encoding MFS transporter produces MPSADVHHALTPRRERATLLALAAVQFTHIVDFMIMMPLGSQLMRQFDITPAQFSHLVASYGLAAGVSGLAGGFILDRYDRKRALIALYSGFGLATLACGFAPTHLALLAARIAAGAFGGVSGSMVTAMVGDIIPIERRGRALSVVMSAFPIASVMGVPAGLMLAGHFGWHAAFIMLGACAAANVILAAVALPPIRTAVLTTNPFRQMREIVTHGVHLRAFALGGVLVMAGGCLVPFIAPSMIANMGLTDNQLPWAYAAGGACTFFSMPVVGRWSDRVDKFRLLVWMSVVAIVVMLVFTRLGPTPLVTVCVMMALFMVSMSSRYTPAMAMITNAVEARYRGGFMSVNASLQQAASAGANILAGAFVTTGAGGRLVGLPMLSYASGGFFLLTVLAAHQLRAAAPHVSAPVPFPTSHRPVAEVELPAA; encoded by the coding sequence ATGCCTTCGGCCGACGTCCATCACGCCCTCACGCCACGCCGCGAACGCGCGACGTTGCTGGCGCTCGCGGCCGTGCAGTTCACGCACATCGTGGACTTCATGATCATGATGCCGCTGGGCTCCCAGCTCATGCGGCAGTTTGACATCACGCCCGCGCAATTTTCGCACCTCGTCGCCAGTTATGGCTTGGCCGCAGGCGTGAGCGGACTGGCCGGCGGCTTCATCCTCGATCGCTACGATCGCAAACGCGCGCTCATCGCGCTCTACTCCGGTTTCGGCCTCGCCACCCTCGCGTGCGGTTTCGCTCCGACCCATCTCGCGCTGCTCGCCGCCCGGATCGCTGCGGGCGCTTTCGGCGGCGTCTCCGGCTCAATGGTCACGGCCATGGTCGGCGACATCATTCCGATCGAGCGTCGCGGGCGGGCGTTGAGTGTCGTGATGAGCGCATTTCCCATCGCGTCGGTGATGGGCGTGCCGGCGGGTCTGATGCTCGCCGGCCACTTCGGCTGGCACGCGGCGTTTATCATGCTCGGTGCCTGCGCCGCGGCAAACGTCATCCTCGCCGCGGTCGCGCTCCCGCCCATTCGCACGGCGGTGCTGACCACCAACCCGTTTCGCCAGATGCGCGAGATTGTCACGCACGGCGTCCACCTGCGCGCCTTCGCTCTCGGCGGAGTCCTGGTGATGGCGGGCGGCTGCCTCGTGCCGTTCATCGCTCCTTCCATGATCGCAAACATGGGATTGACCGACAACCAACTCCCGTGGGCTTACGCCGCCGGCGGCGCGTGCACCTTCTTCAGCATGCCCGTCGTCGGCCGGTGGAGCGATCGCGTGGATAAATTTCGCCTGCTCGTGTGGATGTCCGTCGTGGCGATTGTCGTCATGCTGGTTTTCACCCGCCTCGGCCCGACGCCTCTCGTCACCGTCTGCGTGATGATGGCGCTCTTTATGGTGTCGATGTCCAGTCGCTACACGCCCGCGATGGCGATGATCACCAACGCCGTCGAGGCGCGCTACCGCGGCGGCTTCATGAGCGTCAACGCCTCGCTCCAACAAGCCGCGTCGGCGGGCGCCAACATTCTCGCCGGCGCGTTTGTCACGACGGGAGCCGGCGGCCGGCTGGTCGGTTTGCCGATGCTGAGCTACGCCTCCGGCGGCTTCTTTTTGCTCACCGTTCTCGCCGCGCATCAGCTGCGCGCGGCCGCGCCGCACGTGTCCGCGCCGGTGCCGTTTCCCACGAGCCACCGGCCGGTCGCGGAGGTCGAGTTGCCCGCCGCCTGA
- a CDS encoding LysR family transcriptional regulator: protein MELTQLRYLLAVAESGNFTRAAAQSNVSQPALSQQIINLEAEIGRKLFHRLGRRAVLTEAGENLVERARRILFEVENAAKELQDSPTASGRIVVGAVQTVMPYLVTPLIAQLRTSHPHLTVDAREDFRHDLVASVLEGDVDFAVVPLPLDNRRVSIEPLFTDPLLLVVGHSHPIAQRAEININDLAGENFVTLGQGSTLAAQIRAFFGDHNFEPRIRYRCAQVATLKMFVSLGLGISILPQLARQPRDQETLTYLRLTGIEPTRELAVVRHLQRYQTRGAEQFLKALREAVRPPAPPVAS from the coding sequence ATGGAACTGACTCAACTCCGCTACCTTCTCGCCGTCGCTGAAAGCGGCAATTTCACGCGGGCTGCCGCCCAAAGCAATGTCTCTCAACCCGCTTTGAGCCAACAGATAATAAATCTTGAAGCGGAGATTGGCCGTAAGCTTTTCCATCGTCTCGGTCGACGCGCCGTCCTCACCGAAGCTGGCGAAAACCTCGTGGAACGCGCGCGCCGCATCCTCTTCGAAGTCGAAAACGCCGCCAAGGAGTTGCAAGACAGCCCCACCGCATCCGGCCGGATCGTCGTCGGCGCCGTGCAAACGGTGATGCCCTACCTCGTGACGCCGCTCATCGCCCAGCTTCGCACGTCACATCCGCATCTCACGGTGGATGCCCGCGAGGATTTCCGCCACGACCTCGTCGCGAGCGTGCTGGAAGGCGACGTTGATTTCGCTGTCGTCCCCCTGCCCCTCGATAACCGCCGGGTGTCCATCGAGCCTTTGTTCACCGATCCCCTGTTGCTCGTGGTCGGTCACAGTCACCCGATCGCGCAACGCGCCGAGATCAACATCAACGACTTGGCCGGGGAAAATTTCGTCACTCTCGGCCAAGGCAGCACGCTCGCCGCGCAAATCCGCGCGTTTTTCGGCGATCATAACTTCGAGCCGCGCATCCGCTACCGCTGCGCCCAAGTCGCCACGTTGAAAATGTTCGTCTCACTGGGATTGGGCATCTCCATCCTCCCGCAACTCGCCCGCCAACCCCGCGATCAGGAAACGCTGACCTACCTCCGGCTGACCGGCATCGAGCCCACCCGCGAACTGGCCGTCGTGCGCCATTTGCAACGTTACCAGACGCGCGGCGCCGAGCAGTTCTTAAAGGCCCTGCGCGAAGCGGTGCGTCCGCCCGCCCCGCCCGTCGCTTCGTGA
- a CDS encoding DUF4199 domain-containing protein, whose amino-acid sequence MKTNLLYGFVLALVGFLVSLVFYITGFHSSVEKMEATSWISNTLLFVISIVVLYLGMAAKRAAAPADRQWTYGSALGTGAGIAVFGALFGIVFTYIYFALINHNMSDLIYQVQVAKMEAKGMSSDQIEKAEPMMRAMMSPVAASLMAGVVGFIFNFLISLIVAIFVRRRPVSTPPPLAV is encoded by the coding sequence ATGAAAACTAACCTCCTCTACGGCTTCGTCCTCGCCCTGGTCGGCTTCCTCGTCTCCCTCGTTTTCTACATCACCGGCTTCCACAGCTCGGTGGAAAAAATGGAGGCCACCTCCTGGATCTCCAACACCCTCCTGTTCGTGATCAGCATCGTGGTCCTCTATCTCGGCATGGCTGCCAAACGGGCGGCCGCCCCCGCCGATCGTCAGTGGACCTACGGCTCCGCTCTCGGGACCGGCGCCGGGATCGCCGTTTTTGGCGCACTTTTCGGAATTGTTTTCACCTACATCTATTTCGCTCTGATTAACCACAACATGTCCGACCTCATTTATCAGGTGCAGGTCGCGAAGATGGAAGCCAAGGGCATGAGCTCGGATCAAATCGAGAAAGCCGAACCCATGATGCGTGCGATGATGAGTCCTGTCGCCGCCTCGCTCATGGCTGGCGTGGTCGGTTTCATCTTCAACTTTCTGATCTCTTTGATCGTGGCGATTTTTGTTCGCCGCCGCCCCGTTTCCACGCCGCCGCCGCTGGCCGTGTAA
- a CDS encoding ectonucleotide pyrophosphatase/phosphodiesterase: MQTSCPPLRFRLLLVLSILLAGARVFASSPIATPPPLLLISLDGFRADYCDLYPAETSHLRALRSDGASAAALISVYPSNTFPNHYSIVTGLYPAHHGIINNDFFDPARGEFFHYNRAAISGDGTWWGGEPIWVTAIKQGRRSACAFWPGSDAAIQGIRPTFWHPYDYSIPFEKRLDELLSWLSDAPAQRPAVTTFYLEETNSVGHRFGPHSPEIRGAVKLLDERVGMIVDRLRQAGIAANIIVVSDHGMTECTPQQVVLFDDYFDLKKVQIDFSETAAGLRPLAGADAAAVFASVSRMPHVHAYHGDAMPPRFHLTANPRIPPIWLVPDEGWCIMSRENFTKYQSHFDRGQHGYDPALPSMHALLIAHGPSIRPGVRIPAVANIHLYNLMCAATGLKPAANDGDDRLVRAFLR; the protein is encoded by the coding sequence ATGCAAACGTCCTGCCCTCCTCTCCGCTTTCGTCTGCTGCTGGTGCTTTCCATTCTGCTGGCCGGCGCCCGTGTTTTCGCCTCATCGCCGATCGCCACGCCACCGCCGCTGCTGCTGATTTCCCTCGACGGGTTTCGCGCCGACTACTGCGACCTCTATCCGGCCGAAACCTCCCATTTGCGCGCGCTCCGGAGCGACGGTGCCTCGGCCGCAGCACTGATCTCCGTTTATCCCAGTAACACGTTTCCCAATCACTACTCGATCGTCACGGGCCTGTATCCCGCGCACCACGGCATCATCAACAACGATTTTTTTGATCCCGCGCGCGGCGAGTTCTTTCACTACAACCGGGCCGCGATTTCCGGCGACGGCACGTGGTGGGGCGGCGAGCCCATTTGGGTGACTGCCATCAAGCAAGGCCGCCGCAGCGCTTGCGCCTTCTGGCCCGGCTCCGACGCCGCGATCCAAGGCATCCGCCCCACCTTCTGGCATCCTTACGACTACAGCATCCCCTTCGAAAAACGCCTCGACGAATTGCTGAGCTGGCTTTCGGACGCCCCCGCCCAGCGTCCGGCCGTCACCACCTTTTACCTCGAGGAAACCAACTCCGTGGGCCACCGCTTTGGCCCGCATTCGCCCGAAATCCGCGGCGCGGTCAAGCTCCTCGACGAACGCGTGGGTATGATCGTGGACCGCCTGCGCCAAGCGGGCATCGCGGCCAACATCATCGTCGTTTCCGATCACGGGATGACGGAGTGCACGCCCCAGCAAGTCGTCCTCTTCGACGACTATTTCGACTTGAAGAAGGTGCAGATCGACTTTTCCGAAACCGCCGCCGGCCTGCGTCCACTCGCCGGCGCCGACGCCGCCGCCGTGTTCGCGAGCGTGTCGCGCATGCCGCACGTCCACGCGTATCACGGCGATGCGATGCCGCCGCGATTTCATCTGACCGCCAACCCGCGGATTCCGCCCATCTGGCTCGTGCCCGATGAAGGGTGGTGCATCATGAGCCGGGAAAACTTTACCAAGTACCAATCCCACTTCGATCGCGGCCAGCATGGCTACGACCCCGCGCTGCCGAGCATGCATGCTCTCCTGATCGCCCATGGTCCCTCGATCCGCCCCGGCGTGCGCATCCCGGCGGTCGCCAACATCCATCTCTACAATCTCATGTGCGCCGCCACTGGACTAAAACCGGCCGCCAACGATGGCGACGACCGCCTAGTGCGAGCTTTCTTGCGCTAA
- a CDS encoding Smr/MutS family protein → MDAPEHAVPLPITGELDLHTFRPQDVGELIPAYLAECRAHGLREVRIVHGKGSGTLRTTVHTLLQRSPLAARWRSGDEHSGGWGATIVTLH, encoded by the coding sequence GTGGACGCTCCCGAGCACGCGGTGCCGCTGCCGATCACGGGGGAACTCGACCTGCACACCTTTCGCCCGCAAGACGTGGGCGAATTGATCCCGGCGTATCTCGCGGAATGCCGCGCTCACGGGTTGCGGGAAGTACGTATCGTCCATGGCAAAGGCTCCGGCACCTTGCGCACCACTGTGCACACGCTTCTGCAACGCTCTCCGCTCGCCGCGCGCTGGCGCTCCGGCGATGAACACAGCGGCGGCTGGGGCGCTACGATCGTCACTCTCCACTGA
- a CDS encoding Sec-independent protein translocase subunit TatA/TatB: MTFSAHTLAFIEGVGGPELMMIMLIVLVLFGGKKLPEFARGLGKSMREFKKAASGVEEEIRRAMDEPPPAPPAPPVRTAVPAAPDVAAVAALPAAPASPVAPAAEVPPGSAVPPQPQT, from the coding sequence ATGACTTTCTCCGCGCACACGTTGGCGTTTATCGAGGGCGTCGGCGGCCCCGAGCTGATGATGATCATGTTGATCGTCCTCGTCCTATTCGGCGGAAAAAAACTCCCTGAGTTCGCACGCGGCCTCGGCAAATCGATGCGCGAATTCAAGAAAGCGGCCAGTGGCGTGGAGGAGGAAATCCGCCGCGCGATGGACGAGCCGCCACCCGCTCCGCCCGCCCCTCCCGTGCGCACCGCGGTTCCCGCCGCGCCCGACGTGGCTGCGGTCGCGGCATTACCCGCGGCGCCCGCGTCTCCTGTCGCCCCCGCCGCCGAAGTCCCGCCCGGCTCCGCGGTCCCACCGCAGCCGCAGACGTAA
- a CDS encoding helix-turn-helix domain-containing protein, producing MTARSNTPAPVPGQLITGHFREGPRYATYRENGTRDWIIVETLDGHGRFGSASGECVTEPGDIVLVAPGTLHDYGTALGADAWEILWAHFIPRPHWLDWLNWPVIAPGLHLIPTHGHEFESRITQRFRDVVRLNASSSRLREALGMNALEEVLLWCDHLNPHTLTLGVDARIRRALDLIHDDFARPLSVAALARHSGLSPSRFTHLFQHETGATPQRYLELRRLGRARELLQFTQAPIAEIARQVGYENPFYFTLRFKRLTGQNPRAWRLAFTRAR from the coding sequence ATGACCGCGCGCTCCAACACGCCCGCCCCCGTCCCCGGACAGCTCATCACCGGGCACTTTCGCGAAGGACCGCGTTACGCCACTTACCGCGAAAACGGCACCCGCGACTGGATCATCGTCGAAACCCTCGATGGTCACGGCCGTTTCGGCTCCGCGTCCGGGGAGTGCGTCACTGAACCCGGTGATATCGTGCTGGTCGCTCCCGGCACGTTGCATGACTACGGCACCGCCCTCGGTGCCGACGCGTGGGAGATATTGTGGGCTCACTTCATTCCCCGCCCGCACTGGCTCGACTGGCTGAACTGGCCCGTCATCGCCCCTGGCCTTCACTTGATTCCGACCCATGGCCACGAGTTTGAGTCGCGCATCACCCAGCGCTTTCGCGATGTCGTGCGCCTCAACGCTTCCTCCAGCCGACTGCGCGAGGCGCTCGGAATGAACGCGTTGGAAGAGGTCCTCTTGTGGTGCGACCACTTGAATCCTCACACTTTGACGCTGGGCGTGGATGCGCGCATCCGTCGCGCACTGGATTTGATTCACGATGACTTTGCGCGACCGCTCTCCGTCGCCGCCCTCGCGCGGCACAGCGGCCTTTCGCCGTCGCGTTTTACGCATCTCTTTCAGCACGAAACCGGTGCCACCCCGCAACGCTACCTTGAACTTCGCCGCCTCGGCCGCGCCCGTGAACTCCTGCAGTTCACCCAGGCTCCCATCGCCGAAATCGCGCGCCAAGTGGGCTACGAGAATCCCTTTTACTTCACCCTGCGCTTCAAGCGCCTGACCGGCCAAAATCCTCGCGCCTGGCGCCTCGCCTTCACCCGCGCGCGTTGA
- a CDS encoding phytanoyl-CoA dioxygenase family protein, with product MVADLKTPVDQEISALAEEFAREGYCVARGLFSPGEVEEIREVFNKMHAEGVPGYYERTKSYDGVENPDDPLAQYPRVMMPHRFNARARHYMLLPRVADRLRAFFGTDPVATQSMFYFKPPGARGQALHQDQFYLLVDPGTCIAAWTAIDDCDAENGGMMIVPKTNDAEISCPETANRGESYTSHLVPVPKGKKAQLAQMKAGDTLFFNGSLIHGSGPNRSKTRFRRAFICHYAAGNVQKISGSYRPLVRMDGSEYEVESQSSGGPCGEGWKGGSH from the coding sequence ATGGTTGCTGATCTTAAGACCCCCGTTGACCAAGAAATTTCCGCGCTGGCGGAGGAGTTCGCCCGCGAGGGATATTGTGTGGCGCGCGGCCTTTTTTCGCCCGGCGAAGTGGAGGAGATCCGTGAGGTCTTCAACAAGATGCACGCAGAGGGTGTGCCGGGATATTACGAGCGCACGAAGTCTTACGACGGCGTGGAAAATCCGGACGATCCGCTCGCGCAGTATCCACGGGTGATGATGCCCCACCGGTTCAACGCCCGGGCGCGGCATTACATGTTGTTGCCTCGCGTGGCGGATCGGTTGCGGGCATTTTTCGGCACGGATCCCGTGGCGACGCAGAGCATGTTTTATTTCAAGCCGCCGGGCGCGCGGGGGCAGGCGTTGCATCAAGATCAATTTTACCTGCTCGTCGATCCGGGCACGTGCATCGCGGCCTGGACCGCGATCGACGACTGCGACGCGGAAAACGGCGGCATGATGATCGTGCCGAAGACGAACGACGCGGAAATTTCGTGCCCGGAAACGGCGAATCGCGGCGAGAGTTACACATCGCATCTCGTCCCCGTGCCGAAGGGCAAAAAGGCGCAGCTCGCGCAAATGAAGGCGGGCGACACGTTGTTCTTTAACGGGAGTCTCATTCACGGCTCCGGGCCGAATCGCTCGAAGACGCGGTTTCGGCGCGCTTTCATTTGTCACTACGCCGCCGGCAACGTGCAGAAGATTTCCGGCAGCTATCGCCCGCTCGTGCGGATGGATGGCTCTGAATACGAAGTGGAATCGCAGTCCTCGGGCGGCCCCTGCGGCGAGGGGTGGAAGGGCGGCTCGCACTGA
- a CDS encoding aldose epimerase, whose translation MEIIPYLDGTLRRWQVGGSTFLALPERGARLMNWNVTLGDGSVRDVIYWPEVQSLDEIAHIRGGNPILFPFTGRTFDQGDIYFWRADDGVRRPMPMHGLARQGRFELAQIDARGFSAVFVPDAAAREAYPFDYEFTVSYRFEALGLSCEFALLNLGRVPLPWSAGHHFYFTLPWHEGTQRSDYLIHLPAQQHLRQDKKGQLVPGPDLATDENLASPDLIDTLHLKLSSNEVVFGEKGRPGDIAVRLGAADVPPPDATFVTWTQDDAAPFYCVEPWMGPPNAAEHKVGLHFVKPGETGKFTVSVRLK comes from the coding sequence ATGGAAATCATCCCGTATCTGGACGGCACACTGCGGCGCTGGCAGGTCGGCGGGTCCACTTTTCTTGCTCTCCCGGAACGCGGCGCCCGCTTGATGAATTGGAATGTGACGCTCGGCGACGGCTCCGTGCGCGATGTCATCTATTGGCCCGAGGTGCAGTCGCTCGACGAGATTGCCCACATTCGCGGGGGCAATCCGATCCTCTTTCCTTTCACCGGCCGCACGTTCGACCAAGGCGACATCTATTTTTGGCGCGCCGACGATGGCGTGCGGCGTCCGATGCCGATGCACGGGCTCGCACGTCAAGGCCGCTTCGAACTCGCGCAAATCGACGCCCGCGGCTTTAGCGCCGTCTTCGTGCCTGATGCGGCGGCGCGGGAAGCCTACCCCTTCGATTACGAGTTCACCGTCAGCTATCGGTTCGAGGCTCTCGGGCTCTCGTGCGAATTTGCGCTGCTCAACCTCGGGCGCGTTCCCCTGCCGTGGAGCGCCGGCCATCATTTCTATTTCACCCTGCCGTGGCACGAAGGCACGCAGCGCTCCGATTATTTGATCCATCTTCCCGCGCAACAACACCTGCGGCAGGACAAAAAAGGCCAGTTGGTGCCCGGCCCCGATCTCGCCACCGACGAGAACCTCGCCAGCCCCGACCTCATCGACACGCTGCACCTCAAGCTTTCGAGCAACGAGGTCGTCTTCGGGGAAAAAGGCCGGCCCGGCGACATCGCCGTCCGCCTCGGCGCCGCCGATGTGCCGCCGCCCGACGCGACTTTTGTGACGTGGACGCAGGACGACGCCGCCCCCTTCTATTGCGTCGAGCCGTGGATGGGCCCGCCCAACGCCGCCGAGCACAAAGTCGGTTTGCATTTCGTGAAGCCCGGCGAGACCGGCAAATTCACGGTGAGCGTGCGCCTGAAATAG